A region of the Peredibacter starrii genome:
AAGATGTGAAAGACCAACCCATTGGCCCGGCACAGGTGATGTTTTGTATTGATGATCGTGAAGAATCGATTCGTCGTCACTTAGAGGAAATTGATCCAATCGTAAAAACTTACGGTGTGGTTGGTTTCTTTGGCGTTGATATGAAGTTTGCAAGTATTAAAAGCAGCCGTCTGGTGGCGCAATGTCCTCCAGTGGTGACTCCTAGTCGAATTATTTCTGAGGTCCCTCGGGACTCTCAATCGGCGAAGACCTTTGAGCGTTGGAACGTAATGACCGGTGGCGGGAATCTCGCCCTGTACTATCATTCTAGAACGATGTTCAGAGGTTTCTTCTCGACAATTTTTTTAGGTGTAGCAAGTATGTTTCCGATGTTCATGCAGGTCTTCTTTCCGGAGAAGACCCGTGATCTGAAGAATAAAGTGATGGGTACTTTTACTCCGGTACCAAAGACAGAAATTTCTTTGGATCAGTCGGATGCTCAACACGGATATAGTAAACCAGAGATGGCCAAAATTGTTCAGGCCATTCTGGACATGTGCGGAATCAAAAATGAGTATGCGCCATTAGTTGTTCTTTTGGCCCACGGTTCATCAAGTAACAACAATCCATTCCGTCAGGCCTATGGTTGTGGTGCTTGTGGTGGTAACGCCGGTATTCCGAACTCTCGTGCCTTTGCGAAAATGGCGAATGATCCGGAGGTGAGAGCAGAGCTTGCTAAACTTGGTTATCCAATTCCGAAGGACACGTTCTTCGTTTCTGGATTCCACGATACATGTACAGATGAGATTCACTTTTTTAACCTTGAGCTTATGCCTGAATCGCATAAGTCAGAGTTTGAGAAGCTTCGTAAGAACTTAAATGAAGCAGGGGCGAGAAACGCTTTTGAGCGTTGTCAGCGCTTTAGTTCTGAATCAGCAAAGTCCTCTCCAATGGAGGCCTTAAAGCATGTGAAAGAGAGGGCAGTGGATCTGGCCCAGCCTCGTCCGGAGTATGGCCACTCATCAAATGCTCTTGCGATTGTGGGCCGTAGAGAGATGACTCGTGGGTTGTATCTGAATCGTCGCGCTTTCCTTCATACCTATGACTGGAGACTGGATCCGGATGGATCGATTCTGAAGTCGGTGGTAGTGGGTGGTGTTCCAGTTGCTGTGAATATCAACATGGACTACTACTTCTCAAGTGTTGATAACGAAAACTTTGGTTGTGGTTCGAAGCTGCCACTGAATATGACTTCGCTATTGGGAGTTATGACTGGTTCACAAAGTGACCTTCGTATTGGTCTGGCCCGTCAGATGGTTGAGATTCATGAGCCAATCAGGAATTTAACAATGATTGAGGCACCGCTGGCCCGCGTGAAGAATCTCTTTGATAACCATCCACGTTTGAAAAATATTTTGTACCACCACTGGATGCGTCTTGTGGTGATTGACCCTGAAACAAATCAGTGGCACTTGTTTGGGCACAATGATTTTACTGCTCTGACTTTTGAGAAATCGAAGATGAAGCATTTTGCGACTTCAGTTGATCTGATCAATAAGACCCACACTGAAGAAGATTTTGCGGAGATTGGATAATGATTGAGAAACTGTTTCACACCATTTTAACAATTCCATTTGCCTGGGTTGGTTTCCTGGCATTGGTCTTTTTTACGAAGATAACGATTCCTGAAAGATGGCTTTCTGAATCGGCCAAGTTCTATTCCATGATCATGGTCGGGATGTGTCTCGCCTTGTTTGGAATGACTTATGTTGAGTCACCGTCATCACTTCTGCTTGATTACAATGAACTGATTAACGTCGGGACTTACCAGTTTAAAATGCGCTTTATAGTGGATCTCTTGGGGTCGACCTATGCGCTTTTATCATCGATTTTGATCGGGATTATTTTTAAGTTTTCTCGCAACTATCTTCATAAGGAAGAAGGATATTTTCGATTTATCTTTCTCATGTCGATTCTTCTTTTCGGGTTGATCGTCGTGTCTTTTGCTCGTTCTCTCGATCTCCTCTTTGTGGGGTGGGAGCTTGTAGGGACAACTTCGGTGCTTCTGATCGGATACTTCTATGCTCAGAACCAACCTGTAAGGCATTCCGTGAAGGCGATCATTTCATATCGTCTTTGTGATATGGGAATTCTTGCGGCCTCAGCATGGGCCCACCATTATCTTCATTCAACTGATTTTGTTCTTCTGCCAAAAATGCTAGGTCACGCTCATGAAGGGATTGCCTTGATCTTTATTGGTCTATTTGTGATTTGGGCCTCACTGGCGAAGGCCGGGCAATTACCAATGAGTTCTTGGTTGCCGACAGCGATGGAAGGTCCCACGCCATCAAGTGCCATTTTCTACGGCGCACTTTCGGTTCACCTTGGGCCGTTTCTTCTTATGAGATTCCATGACTATTTTTCTCACTTTCCGGTGCTTCTGGTGGTGATTGGTGTGATTGGAGGAGTGTCGGCCGTTTATGCAAGCTTAGTTGGTAGAACGCGCTCTGATGCGAAGACCATGCTTGCTTACGCCACGATCACTCAAGTAGGGATCATTTACATCGAGATTGCTCTGGGATTTACGAACTTTGCTTTGTTCCACATTGTGGCCCACGCAAGCCTTCGTACGTATCAGTTCCTTCGATCCTCTTCAATCATTCAGGATTTTTATGAAAACCCTGTAGTGATTCAGAACGAAACGATTAAGCGTAAGTTATCGTTTGAAAAGTTTCTCTCGCCTCAAATTAGAAAGAAAGTTTATGTTCATGCCCTTCATGGCTTCCACCTGGATTACTTTACGTCTCAGGTTTTGAATGTGCTCTGTCTACCGGCAAGGCTCTATATCAAATGGGAAAATCAGTGGATGGAGTATGATAGAAAGCTACTTAAGTGGATTGTAGGAAAAAAATAATATGCACAGTTTAAATCAATATGTAGAGATCATTCCGCTGCTCACGACCTTCGGGACGGCGATCATCTCTTGCTTTTATGAATTAGGAAAAAGATGGCAGGACTTCATCATAGGCCTATTGGGCGTGTTGTTTGTCTTCTTTGCTTACCTTTTCTTTACTGAGGACTTCACGTCATCTCTTGCGGTTCATACGCTTTTTGATATCCGTTATAACAAGATCGGTATGTTTACCGGTGGTTTATTTTGTTTGTCGCTTTTTATTGGATTATTTCCAATTAGAAAGAGCATGACACTTAACTCGAACTTTTTGTTCTTTATCGCGGGTGGGTTAGGGATCATTCTGGCCAACAATCTTCCGACCTTCTTTTTCTTTTGGACATTTCAGCGCGCTCTTCCTGGCAATGGCTTTTTAAGAGATGCAGTTCATAAGGAATCTACGGTTGGTGCGACTTATATCATTCAGCACCTTCTGACTTTCTTCTGTTTCTTGGGACTATTGTACTTTGCTAATCAGCAGGGTCTTCTTATTACTCCGATGACGGAGTTTCCGGCGAGCTTCTTTACTTGGCCGGTGCTACTTCTTTCATTCATTATTATCTATCAGATTCACGGGATCTTTCCGTTCCACTCTTGGGTACATGACCTGGTTGAGAGAAGTACTTGGTATGAATTCTCGGCGATTTTCCTCTCTCGTGCCGGAGTTCTGTTGTTTGTTCAACTTCTACTTCCAACGCTGAAGCACGATCCGGATGCTTTTAAGATTCTGCTTTTGAGTCTTTCGATCATCTCTTCGATCTACTGGTCTTTCCGCGGGATCATGGAGAAAAACCTTAACCGTACGGCGAACTATTTTTATATTGCTCAAGCTTCGCTTCTCTTAACTGGACTTCAGGCCGATATGACGGCCGCGAAGGGGTCCTACCTACACATGATGGTGATTTCGATTTCAGGTCCAGCATTGTTTTCAATCCTGAGCTATATTGAGCACACCTTCAGTATGAAGCGCTCTAGTCAATACTACGGCTTTGCTCAGTATTATCCGATGCTCGCTACACTGTTCTGTCTCTTTGGCTTCTGTATGATCGGGGTACCACTGGGTGCTTCGTTTGTGGTAGAGGACTTGGTGATTACAGGACTTCTTGAGTATCAGCCTTACCTTGGACTTGGACATATCATTGCCACCTGTTTAAACGGTATTCTTTTTTTCCTGATGTTTACTCGCCTGTTCCTGGGGCAAAGCCCTTACAGCATGCCAGTAACTAACAAGGACATGCCGCTTTCTCAGATGCTCCCTTACATCATCGCTCTCATCATGCTAATCTTGATAGGTGTGCTTCCATACCTATTCTTGGAGAAGATTACTTGGTAGAAGATCTCGTTTTAGGCGGCGTTTATCAGCATTATAAGGGCAAGAACTATCTTGTGAGAGATCTTGCCCGACACTCAGAAACCATGGAGTGGATGGTGCTGTATGAATGTTTGTATGAGAACGAAGAAGGGCGTTTGTGGGTTAGACCCCTGAAAATGTTTCTTGAAACCATTGAGTTAGATGGAAAGACCGTGCCGAGATTTCAGTATATCGGTAATCAGAAGGGCCGCTCTAGGCTTTAGGCAGATGGGACTTCAGTAGAAACGGTTTTGCTTCCCAAGGTTTATCCGGCCAGTAGTGCCTTGGATAGTCTCGTTGATATTCTTTCTTCATTTCCTGATACGTTTTGGCCCAGAAGTTTTTAAGGTCTTTGGTGACCTGAATGGGACGTTTATGTGGGCCCAAAAGTTTTAATGTTAGAGGTACCTGGCCCTGCATAATAGAAGGCGTATCGTTTAATCCGTAAAAGTCCTGAATTGGGGCCTCGAGATAAGGATCCATGTTCATAGGATAATGAACGATGAGCTCCCGTCTACCACCCAGATTAATTTTGGATGGAAGTTCCCGGTCCAGATTATCGACATCGAGATTCGCCTCAATTTCAGACTTAAAATAGCTCTCGATATTGTTCCAGTTTAACTCACCGGCATAGTCAAAATATCCCAAGGCGGAGAGTTCGATATTCTCAATGTCTTTGTTTTTCTTTTTTGCCCAGTAATAGAGCCTTTCAAACACCGGAGTCTCTTTAAACTTTTCTAACTCAGACTTAAATTGAGAACGAGAAAGATCAGAGATCTTGGTTTTGAATGATTCATTAAGTTCCGTCCACACGAGTTTTACCGGGGACTCTTCAATCACAATACTTCCGAGCTTGGTTTTTCGTTTCAGGAGAATTTTCTCTCCGGTCTCAACCTCTTCCTCTTCAGTAAAAGGAAAAGGATCCAGGTCCCAGAACCATTCTTCTTCAACAGGAAAGACCTTAATCGCTTCTTGCCTCTGAGTGATGTCGAAGATGATGTAGAAATCACCATGAATGTTCTCAAGACTATTGTGAGCACGGATGGTTTTGCCGGAATAGTGAATGAAGTCACGCTGCTTCTGACGAAGTCGCGCCACCTGATCAACGAATCCCACGAGGAGACACTTTTCCCAAGGCGTATTCTCCGTGCCGGAGTTCTTTATATAGAACTGCAGGCGGCGATAGAGATTGCCGGTGCGGTCATTCTCAATGTCCTCGCAAATAAATCGCAGAAGTCTTTCTTTGGATTTCTGCGGAAGATTTTCACCTTCAAGTAAAATACGTGAGAGTCTCGCCGAGAGCGGCAACTCCAGCATACGCTTACCGATCTTGGTTATTCCATTTTCATCAGTTGCACCCAATCTCTCACAAAGCGCCTGGGCCTTGTCCCACTTATCTTTGGTGGGAGGATGAAACCACATTGGAGTAAGTCCCGTGCCTTTGATCAAAAGATAAATATCAGTTAAATCCGCACGGAAAATTTCCGGGATCGTATGCTCTTCACGTTCATTAAAATCTTGCTGGCTATAAAGACGCAAACACTCACCCGGAGCAGTTCGGCCCGCACGACCAGCACGTTGAATGGCCGAAGATTTAGTCACTGGAGTGTCTTCAATAAATTTCAGTCCGTTCCAGGGAGAGTAGTGGGCCTCTCTTTGAATCCCCGAATCAATCACGATTCTGATTCCTGGAAGCGTCACAGAACTTTCTGCGATATTAGTCGAAAGAATAATCTTACGTTTCGAAGAAGGTCCTAGTGCCTGGGCCTGTTCTTCCTTGGTGAGATCAGCGTGAAGTAAAAATACCTCAAAAGGACCCGAGAGCACATCTTGCACCCGGAGCATCTCCCGCATACCAGGAAGAAACACCAGAATATCGCCTGGTTTATCCAGCGCACTTTCAACTGCTTTTTTTACTTTCGCTTCTAAACTCTGATTTAAAACACTGGGAGTATTTGGAAGATAAGAAATCTCCACCGGATAATTAACACCTTCAATCTCAATGGTTTTTGAATCAGGAAAATTATCCAACATGCGGGTATCAAGAGTCGCTGACATGATGATGACTTTGAGGTCCTTACGTTTGGATTGAAGATCACGTAGAAGGGCCAGAGCTAAATCCGTATCAAGATGCCTTTCATGGAATTCATCCAGGATGACAATATCAACACCTTTGAGTTCTGAATCACCCAGGAAGCGTTTTAAAAATGTTCCTTCGGTATAAAAGATGAGAGAGGTGGAATCAGTTACATTTTTATCAAAACGAAAGTGATAACCCACTTCCTTACCTAACGTCAGTTCTTCTTCATCGGCAATTCTTTGTGCGGCCAATTTGGCGGCAATTCGGCGAGGCTCCAACACCACCACACGTCCGCCAAGATTTTTTACCAGCGCCCAGGGAAGACGAGTGGTCTTTCCGGATCCAGGAGACGCTTTGACTAAAATAGTCGAGTGTTCGCGAACCGCGTCGGATATTCCAGGGAGAAAAGAATCTATGGGAAGGGGAACTTTTATTTGCATAACATTTCGTTGAATATTTTGTATCTTACCTCGATAATAGGGGAATTCCTAGGAGATCACTATGTCAATTTGTCCATGTCGGTCTAAAGACCAGAATAAACTTACGTACGAAAACTGCTGCGGTCCTTACGTTGAAGGTAAGAAGAAGGCCCCAACTGCTGAGGCCATGATGCGTTCTCGTTACTCAGCTTACGTTGTTAAGAACATTGATTACGTTGATCAGACTCAAATCGTAGTTGAAAACGAAGTGTTCGATAAAGAAGAAGCAAAAAAATGGGCAGACAGCTCTGAATGGCTTGGTCTTGAAATTCGTAAAGTTTCTAAAGGTGAAGCAAACGATAATACTGGTACAGTTGAATTCGTTGCTCACTATAAAGATATCGCAAGCGGTACCGCTCTTGTTCACCACGAGACATCTCTTTTCCAAAGAAGAGACGGCGAGTGGAAATTCAAAGAAGGCCAGATTCACGGTAACCAACCGGTGAAGCGTCTTGAACCGAAAATCGGTCGTAACGATCCTTGCTCGTGTGGCTCGAATAAGAAATTTAAGAAGTGCTGCGGAGCCTAGTTGAAAAAAGAAATTCTTGATGAATTAATCAGACGCTCTCGTGAAGAGCTTACTGGTCTTGAAGCATCTGCCAAATCGAATCGTGATTTCGCGACCGATCAGGAGTTTAAGGCCGAAAGTAAATACGACACGAGAGCTCTTGAAGCTTCTTACCTCGCCAGTGCTGAGGCCAAACGAGTAGAAGAACTAAAACTCGAAATTCAAATCCTAGAAGAAGTTGATGTTGATGCTTCCAAGAAATTGGGAGAGATCAGCATCGGCGCTCTGGTTGAACTCCTTCATGGGGAGCAAAAGCGTTTGTATTTTCTTATTCCAACTGCAGGTGGAACCATCATCAAAGTTAAAGACGAAGCCGTACTGGTTGTCTCGGTTTTCTCTCCGATTGGTGATGCTCTCATGGGTCTAAAAGCGGGGGACGAGTTTGAAGTGGAAACGCCCAAAGAGACTCGTACTTACCAGGTTTTAAACTTCCTTTGACCACAAATGTTGTCACTTTATTAGACACCCTAACATCTTGTAACCTCTAAGATGCTGGATTCTGTTGAGCTTTAATTTTTTTTCAGGCCATAAGCGTACCTCGCCGATACTTACTCAGCGAGGTAACTATGAAATGGCTTCTTACATTCTCACTTCTGATTGGCTTTTCCACTGTTAAAGCTGAGGTATCGCCGGAACACGTAGACGATATGCTTGGTCAAATGGTAAGAGAAAATGTGATCTCTGCTGAGGAGGCCCAAAAGGCGAGAGTAAGGATGCGTTCAATGTCATCTGATCAATGGGCGGCCATCAATAATCAAGCCGCTAAAATTGCTGCTCGAACTCCTGCATCAGTGTCTTCACAGAACAAGATTGAGGAAGTCAAAGGCATTGACCTGGACGGTGCTCAGTTCAAGCAGATTCAGGACGAAGTAAAAAAGATCGTCCCGCAATACAAGGACTAATTGTTTTATCTCGATATCTCCCCGTTAAAAAAATACCGTAACTATCGTTGGTTATACACAGGTCAATTGATCTCCGTTTTCGGAAGCATGATCACCTATGTGGCCATTCCTTATCAAATGTATGAGATCACGAAATCAACTTTCCATGTGGGAATGCTTGGGATCGTACAACTCATTCCATTGGTGATTTCTGGATTCTGGGGAGGTGCTGTCGCCGATAGTTTCAATCGCAGAAAAATTGTTATCATGACAGACATTAGCTCTGCCATTGGAAATCTTCTTCTGATTCTCTTCACTCTCTCTGGTTCAAAAGAATACTTTGTACTCTATATCCTCGCTGGAATCATGGCGATCTTTAAGGGCTTCGAACGTCCGGCTCTTGAGGCGATGATTCAGCAGCTTTTTGAGAAGAAAGACATTCCAAAGGTAAGTACGCTTCAATCGCTTAAAACTACTTCAGGCATGATCCTGGGGCCCGCTCTTGGTGGGGTGCTTATTTCTTCGGTGGGAATTACCTGGACGTACACAATCGATCTTCTGACCTATGCCGCGAGTTTATTCTGTGTGCTTCAGCTTCGTGATTTGAAAGAGCTCAAAGAGAAACGTAAAGCTAACATAGGGGCCATCCTTGATGGTTTTAAATACGCCTGGAAGCGACCAGACCTCATGGGAACTTATGTGGTGGACATGGCGAGTATGACCTTCGCTTTTCCGAATCCTTTGTTTCCGGCCCTCGCAACCATGCTCGGTGATCCGGGAAAACTGGGTTGGTTCTATTCAGCTCCGGCAGTAGGCGCTTTCATTGGATCTCTTACAAGTTCTTGGACCCATAAAGTAAAACGTCATGGAAAAGGCATTACCATTGCGGCCCTTCTTTGGTGCGTGGGGATTTTTGGATTTGGTTTCACCAATGACTTTTATCTGTGGCTCTTCTTCCTGGGCTTTGCCGGTTGGGCGGATATGATCTCAGGGATTTTCCGCGGTACCATGTGGAATGAAACGATTCCGGAAGACTATCGTGGGCGCCTGGCCAGTGTAGAAATGATCTCATATTCATCAGGACCACTTTTGGGGAACACCTTTATGGGGACCCTCGCCGATAAAGAAGGTTTTCATAATGCTCTGATGATTGGCGGAGTGATGGGTGGAGCGATGGTGTTGATCTTAGGACTTGGAATTCGTCAGTTCTGGAAGTATTCGGCGGAGAGATCCTAGTAAGGATCTCCCACGTATTTCCAAAGTTTCTTCTTCACAAACCACGGTACAAAAAACGAAGTGAGTTTTGCCATGGCCTTGACCTGGGTATAACTCTTCATGCCCCAGGGCCAGTGGGAGAGTAGAATGCGGCTATCAAGCACGCGGAAAAAATAATCCAGAATAATTGAAAGCAGAACCAGGTCATCTAGTTGACCGAGAATCGGAATCCAATCCGGAATAAGATCAATCGGAGAAATGATAAGAGCAATCATTGCGAGTAAAATTTTTTTATCGCGAGAAGGAATACGCTCATCATTTGCCGTGGTTTTTAAAAACTCTTTTATGTCGGTAAAAAACTTCATTATTTTTCACTCTCTGTCGGTACGTTAAGACCCTTGGTCATTTCCCTTAGAATAAGTGAGGTGGCCGCAAATGCAAAGGCTCCAGTGACGAAACTGGCCGACCCAAATCCTTCCTCACAGTCCATATTCTTGGCCATTCCAGGTGGTTTATACGTGAGACAACCGTTCGCTGTTGGATAGACCGCTCTTTCATGTGACCACACCGCCCAGACACCAAAATTTCCTTGGTTTTCCAGAGGGAAAGCAAAGTCCTGACGAAGCTTCTTACGAAGTCGTGCCAGGAGGCGATCATTTGATGAAGTAGACATATCGGTTACTTTGATTTGAAGCGGATCGATCTTTCCGCCAGCTCCACCCATCACCACGAGGGGAATATTATTCTTACGACAATGATCGATGAGGTAACATTTATTCGTAAAATCATCACAAGCATCCACCACGAAATCATAGTGACGGTCAAAAATGTTCTCGAGGTTCTTGGGGTTGAAGAAACACTGCTTGGTTTCTACTTCACACAACGGTTGAATGTCCTTGATACGATTTTTCATCACATCAACTTTAAACTGGCCAACGGTAGAACTCACGGCCAGCACCTGACGATTGATATTCGTGATACAAACGTCATCCAAATCAACTAACGTCATGGCACCAAGACCTGTACGTGCCAGAGATTCGGCGACCCAAGAGCCTACGCCACCAATTCCGATGACAAGAACCCGTGCGCTTTTAATTTTATCCAGACCGGTTCTTCCGAAGAGTCTTCCAATGCCGCTAAAGCGGGTGTCGTAATCAGTATATTCCATTGTTCCTCGCGAACTTATTCACTTTTAACTGTCCACAGGCCGCCAGGATGTCATCACCCTTAGTGGTTCTCACCATGACCCGTAGTTTTTTAGCTACTAGTTTTTCTTTAAAGCTTTCAATCTCCTCAATACCCGGACGCTCCCACTTGGAACCCGGAAATGGATTGAAAGGAATGAGATTTAAAATCGCCTTACGATGTCCCAGAAGAGTATGCAGACCCTCAACATGTTCATCTGACATATTGAAGTCTTTGATCAAAAGATATTCGTAAGTAATAAATTGTCTTTTTAAGAGGGGAATTTGATCCAGTGCCGGTAATACTTCACTTAAAGGGAAGCGCTCATTGACTGGAATAAGTTTTGCTCTTTGTTCTTCAAAGGGAGAGTGTAGGGAGAGAGCAAAATTAATCGAAGGAAAATCTTTTAAGTTTTTTAGTCCTGGAAGATACCCCACGGTTGAGAGAGTCATCTGGCGATGTCCTACTCCAATGAGTTTGGTGTCATTCAAAACTTTAATCGCCTGTGAGACCTCAGTTAAGTTATGAAGTGGCTCACCCTGGCCCATAAAAACAATGCTCGGATTAAGAGCTAAATTATTTTTGGCCTTTAACCAATTCATCGCCACCAGATACTGTCCTACGATTTCACCAGCAGTGAGATTTCGTTTTAAACCTTGAGTACCGGTGTAACAGAAGCTGCAGTTCATGCCACAACCCACTTGAGTTGAAAGGCAAACGGTAAAACGTTTGTGAAAGGGAATGAGGACGGTTTCAACTTCCATCTCATCATGAAAGCGCACTAAAAATTTTACGGTACCGTCTTCCGATTCCTGCGTTTTAGAAATAGTCGGAAGATCAAAATTGAATTTTGCTTTCAGGTTTTGAATCAAATCCTGAGAGACATGTCGGGCCCAGAGTTCGGGATTTTTATAAAGTCCATCCAACCAAAACGACAGCACATGGGACGAGTGTCC
Encoded here:
- a CDS encoding putative inorganic carbon transporter subunit DabA — protein: MDFNQLISRIRTKLPIQNPLHGFVHNNILLMFENQDFHNAVKEAGVLYRARPYWQEHKYIQRYKEGKITDQDIFRAIDHYAGTYPSIESMDALQLSTKEFFYRLMFSEMNFNDDEDQQSINDQHLWNLCVEKMHGQSLTLRRSPVKWRGKEYWEKYHNESYALSVHPFIIRLISSYLDQGQSFWQNPFVNKGFWSFFSFDVEALKGFTTGWQNVLIEKVLAVKDQRPEDIIQNELKRMEIPEDVWESYILEILFDLKGWSGMVNKLELEPWQATVKAPEIKLVDYIAALILIESAMDQYHAEEQSIELSMIRGRKQNIDLKGFQLSLALYQITNSFKLDQRWMQRFEPATLLKIIDEIDEAEGVHRVRLWHEAYEHHFYREAIEAVAEHSKDVKDQPIGPAQVMFCIDDREESIRRHLEEIDPIVKTYGVVGFFGVDMKFASIKSSRLVAQCPPVVTPSRIISEVPRDSQSAKTFERWNVMTGGGNLALYYHSRTMFRGFFSTIFLGVASMFPMFMQVFFPEKTRDLKNKVMGTFTPVPKTEISLDQSDAQHGYSKPEMAKIVQAILDMCGIKNEYAPLVVLLAHGSSSNNNPFRQAYGCGACGGNAGIPNSRAFAKMANDPEVRAELAKLGYPIPKDTFFVSGFHDTCTDEIHFFNLELMPESHKSEFEKLRKNLNEAGARNAFERCQRFSSESAKSSPMEALKHVKERAVDLAQPRPEYGHSSNALAIVGRREMTRGLYLNRRAFLHTYDWRLDPDGSILKSVVVGGVPVAVNINMDYYFSSVDNENFGCGSKLPLNMTSLLGVMTGSQSDLRIGLARQMVEIHEPIRNLTMIEAPLARVKNLFDNHPRLKNILYHHWMRLVVIDPETNQWHLFGHNDFTALTFEKSKMKHFATSVDLINKTHTEEDFAEIG
- a CDS encoding proton-conducting transporter transmembrane domain-containing protein, whose translation is MIEKLFHTILTIPFAWVGFLALVFFTKITIPERWLSESAKFYSMIMVGMCLALFGMTYVESPSSLLLDYNELINVGTYQFKMRFIVDLLGSTYALLSSILIGIIFKFSRNYLHKEEGYFRFIFLMSILLFGLIVVSFARSLDLLFVGWELVGTTSVLLIGYFYAQNQPVRHSVKAIISYRLCDMGILAASAWAHHYLHSTDFVLLPKMLGHAHEGIALIFIGLFVIWASLAKAGQLPMSSWLPTAMEGPTPSSAIFYGALSVHLGPFLLMRFHDYFSHFPVLLVVIGVIGGVSAVYASLVGRTRSDAKTMLAYATITQVGIIYIEIALGFTNFALFHIVAHASLRTYQFLRSSSIIQDFYENPVVIQNETIKRKLSFEKFLSPQIRKKVYVHALHGFHLDYFTSQVLNVLCLPARLYIKWENQWMEYDRKLLKWIVGKK
- a CDS encoding proton-conducting transporter transmembrane domain-containing protein, with translation MHSLNQYVEIIPLLTTFGTAIISCFYELGKRWQDFIIGLLGVLFVFFAYLFFTEDFTSSLAVHTLFDIRYNKIGMFTGGLFCLSLFIGLFPIRKSMTLNSNFLFFIAGGLGIILANNLPTFFFFWTFQRALPGNGFLRDAVHKESTVGATYIIQHLLTFFCFLGLLYFANQQGLLITPMTEFPASFFTWPVLLLSFIIIYQIHGIFPFHSWVHDLVERSTWYEFSAIFLSRAGVLLFVQLLLPTLKHDPDAFKILLLSLSIISSIYWSFRGIMEKNLNRTANYFYIAQASLLLTGLQADMTAAKGSYLHMMVISISGPALFSILSYIEHTFSMKRSSQYYGFAQYYPMLATLFCLFGFCMIGVPLGASFVVEDLVITGLLEYQPYLGLGHIIATCLNGILFFLMFTRLFLGQSPYSMPVTNKDMPLSQMLPYIIALIMLILIGVLPYLFLEKITW
- a CDS encoding DUF1653 domain-containing protein produces the protein MVEDLVLGGVYQHYKGKNYLVRDLARHSETMEWMVLYECLYENEEGRLWVRPLKMFLETIELDGKTVPRFQYIGNQKGRSRL
- a CDS encoding ATP-dependent helicase C-terminal domain-containing protein translates to MQIKVPLPIDSFLPGISDAVREHSTILVKASPGSGKTTRLPWALVKNLGGRVVVLEPRRIAAKLAAQRIADEEELTLGKEVGYHFRFDKNVTDSTSLIFYTEGTFLKRFLGDSELKGVDIVILDEFHERHLDTDLALALLRDLQSKRKDLKVIIMSATLDTRMLDNFPDSKTIEIEGVNYPVEISYLPNTPSVLNQSLEAKVKKAVESALDKPGDILVFLPGMREMLRVQDVLSGPFEVFLLHADLTKEEQAQALGPSSKRKIILSTNIAESSVTLPGIRIVIDSGIQREAHYSPWNGLKFIEDTPVTKSSAIQRAGRAGRTAPGECLRLYSQQDFNEREEHTIPEIFRADLTDIYLLIKGTGLTPMWFHPPTKDKWDKAQALCERLGATDENGITKIGKRMLELPLSARLSRILLEGENLPQKSKERLLRFICEDIENDRTGNLYRRLQFYIKNSGTENTPWEKCLLVGFVDQVARLRQKQRDFIHYSGKTIRAHNSLENIHGDFYIIFDITQRQEAIKVFPVEEEWFWDLDPFPFTEEEEVETGEKILLKRKTKLGSIVIEESPVKLVWTELNESFKTKISDLSRSQFKSELEKFKETPVFERLYYWAKKKNKDIENIELSALGYFDYAGELNWNNIESYFKSEIEANLDVDNLDRELPSKINLGGRRELIVHYPMNMDPYLEAPIQDFYGLNDTPSIMQGQVPLTLKLLGPHKRPIQVTKDLKNFWAKTYQEMKKEYQRDYPRHYWPDKPWEAKPFLLKSHLPKA
- a CDS encoding YchJ family protein, which translates into the protein MSICPCRSKDQNKLTYENCCGPYVEGKKKAPTAEAMMRSRYSAYVVKNIDYVDQTQIVVENEVFDKEEAKKWADSSEWLGLEIRKVSKGEANDNTGTVEFVAHYKDIASGTALVHHETSLFQRRDGEWKFKEGQIHGNQPVKRLEPKIGRNDPCSCGSNKKFKKCCGA
- a CDS encoding GreA/GreB family elongation factor, translating into MKKEILDELIRRSREELTGLEASAKSNRDFATDQEFKAESKYDTRALEASYLASAEAKRVEELKLEIQILEEVDVDASKKLGEISIGALVELLHGEQKRLYFLIPTAGGTIIKVKDEAVLVVSVFSPIGDALMGLKAGDEFEVETPKETRTYQVLNFL
- a CDS encoding MFS transporter, with the protein product MFYLDISPLKKYRNYRWLYTGQLISVFGSMITYVAIPYQMYEITKSTFHVGMLGIVQLIPLVISGFWGGAVADSFNRRKIVIMTDISSAIGNLLLILFTLSGSKEYFVLYILAGIMAIFKGFERPALEAMIQQLFEKKDIPKVSTLQSLKTTSGMILGPALGGVLISSVGITWTYTIDLLTYAASLFCVLQLRDLKELKEKRKANIGAILDGFKYAWKRPDLMGTYVVDMASMTFAFPNPLFPALATMLGDPGKLGWFYSAPAVGAFIGSLTSSWTHKVKRHGKGITIAALLWCVGIFGFGFTNDFYLWLFFLGFAGWADMISGIFRGTMWNETIPEDYRGRLASVEMISYSSGPLLGNTFMGTLADKEGFHNALMIGGVMGGAMVLILGLGIRQFWKYSAERS
- a CDS encoding YkvA family protein yields the protein MKFFTDIKEFLKTTANDERIPSRDKKILLAMIALIISPIDLIPDWIPILGQLDDLVLLSIILDYFFRVLDSRILLSHWPWGMKSYTQVKAMAKLTSFFVPWFVKKKLWKYVGDPY